One genomic segment of Rubripirellula amarantea includes these proteins:
- a CDS encoding DUF1559 family PulG-like putative transporter, with amino-acid sequence MQSYPVSYCSSRNPRIGFTLVELLVVISIIGVLVGLLLPSVQATREAARGVTCSSHLRQIGMAAHHYHSAFSRLPSGYVSYATNDGTAPANVEMDAVTWDASPGWGWGSGLLAFIESNALVESLRANEPIWSPANEASVASTVPLFLCPSSTGGDEPFELVDDVGDPLVVANRTPRLGRSHYVASHGQESCWGECGSVATGEIFTNIYTSATRIVTIEGDAGRVADGPFFRNSTTRFRDVTDGLSHTIFFGEHSSALSDKTWVGVVTGAFTHPRFHSPENGPDAAATLTLVHAGPSGGELDITGFPIVHPVNFPTYHVGQMFSQHPGGGYICLGDGSVRFVSNSVDLFLWAELSSMNENEVIEWDRL; translated from the coding sequence ATGCAAAGCTATCCTGTTTCGTATTGTTCATCTCGCAATCCTCGCATTGGCTTTACTCTGGTCGAACTATTGGTCGTGATCTCGATCATCGGCGTTCTTGTGGGACTCTTGCTACCTTCGGTTCAAGCGACTCGCGAGGCGGCGCGGGGTGTGACGTGCAGCAGCCACCTCAGACAAATTGGGATGGCGGCCCACCACTATCACTCAGCGTTCTCTCGCTTGCCGTCCGGCTACGTTTCATACGCCACCAACGACGGTACTGCTCCCGCGAATGTTGAGATGGACGCCGTGACCTGGGACGCGAGCCCAGGATGGGGTTGGGGCTCGGGGCTATTAGCGTTCATTGAGTCCAACGCTTTGGTTGAAAGCCTGCGTGCGAACGAGCCGATTTGGTCTCCGGCGAACGAAGCGTCCGTCGCTTCTACCGTCCCCCTGTTTCTGTGCCCAAGTTCAACGGGTGGCGATGAACCGTTTGAGTTGGTCGACGACGTCGGCGATCCCTTGGTCGTTGCCAATCGCACACCGCGTCTTGGACGCAGCCACTATGTGGCCAGCCACGGACAAGAAAGTTGTTGGGGTGAATGCGGATCGGTTGCTACGGGTGAGATTTTTACGAACATCTATACGTCCGCGACTCGAATTGTGACGATCGAGGGCGATGCGGGTCGTGTCGCGGATGGACCTTTCTTTCGCAACTCAACGACTCGCTTTCGAGATGTGACGGACGGGTTGAGCCATACGATTTTCTTCGGCGAACATAGTTCTGCCCTAAGCGATAAGACGTGGGTCGGTGTTGTTACCGGGGCGTTCACCCATCCGAGGTTCCACTCCCCAGAGAATGGTCCGGATGCTGCCGCGACTCTGACGCTGGTGCATGCCGGGCCGTCTGGTGGCGAGCTCGACATTACGGGGTTTCCGATCGTTCATCCGGTCAACTTCCCGACCTATCACGTTGGCCAAATGTTTTCGCAACACCCCGGCGGTGGTTACATATGCTTGGGAGACGGCTCAGTTCGGTTCGTAAGCAACTCGGTTGATCTTTTCCTATGGGCTGAGCTTTCAAGCATGAATGAAAATGAGGTGATCGAGTGGGATCGACTTTAA
- the mntR gene encoding manganese-binding transcriptional regulator MntR encodes MPPKSFHRTRQDHATEVAEDYVEAIAEAIRLNGQCRAMDLVAQFDVTHATVNNTIGRLQRDGFVETAPYQPIALTPKGKRLADRAQQRHEIVKAFLQRLGISERTAEVDSEGMEHHVSKETLDAMQRVLEEGLPDVNKNQ; translated from the coding sequence TTGCCACCGAAAAGTTTTCATCGAACGCGTCAGGATCACGCTACCGAGGTCGCCGAAGATTACGTCGAGGCGATTGCTGAGGCGATTCGGCTTAACGGCCAGTGTCGCGCGATGGATCTGGTCGCTCAGTTCGACGTCACGCATGCCACGGTCAACAACACCATCGGACGGTTGCAACGTGATGGGTTCGTCGAGACGGCGCCCTACCAACCGATCGCGTTGACCCCCAAGGGCAAGCGTCTGGCTGATCGAGCACAGCAACGACATGAGATTGTCAAAGCATTCCTGCAGCGACTCGGAATCAGCGAACGTACTGCTGAGGTCGACAGCGAGGGAATGGAGCATCACGTCAGCAAGGAAACGCTCGATGCGATGCAGCGAGTTTTGGAGGAAGGATTGCCAGACGTCAACAAGAATCAATAG
- a CDS encoding DUF1552 domain-containing protein, producing MSMQTNLHRRRFVLQSVAGSLALPGLPSLMADSVGGNSVVQKARGAGSGARRFVAVGNLLGFQQKHFFPETPGREYEQTTLLKPLAANRDQIKVYRGLDHGLRGGHFAVHTFLSGVLHHESKNRRDGNVTIDQFLADEIGNQTRFASLTVGSEGGIHGGCQMSWTKSGVRVPPITGPAELFERLFVTESKDRRARSIEANSLQSSILDSIMDEAGSLSQRVNQEDKAKLDEYFTAIRDVEKRLEVRKRWADQPKPEPPFEKPSDRNTVDDLPMMYELIALALQTDSTRIATLEIGGSFLPQNLGIDKSYHSLSHHGNDEQAIENLVTLETYQIKQFGKFLSRLAEMQDGEQTLLDSTAVLFGSGMGDGNSHKNTDLPIVLAGGGYGAGEFKQVGTKGKNSVPLCNLFVDIAQRMGVETDSFGSSTGTFS from the coding sequence ATGTCAATGCAAACCAATCTTCATCGCAGACGATTCGTCCTTCAATCGGTTGCCGGTTCCCTGGCCCTACCCGGCTTGCCATCTTTGATGGCGGATTCAGTCGGCGGAAATTCCGTCGTTCAAAAAGCACGAGGAGCTGGTTCTGGTGCTCGTCGATTTGTCGCGGTCGGCAATCTGTTGGGTTTTCAGCAGAAGCATTTTTTTCCCGAAACGCCCGGTCGTGAGTATGAGCAAACGACTCTGCTTAAACCGCTAGCCGCCAATCGTGACCAAATCAAGGTTTACCGTGGGCTCGATCATGGTTTGCGCGGTGGTCACTTCGCAGTGCATACCTTTTTATCAGGCGTGTTGCATCACGAATCAAAGAACCGTCGCGATGGCAATGTCACGATCGACCAGTTTCTTGCTGATGAGATCGGCAATCAAACGAGATTCGCTTCGCTAACGGTTGGATCCGAAGGCGGCATCCACGGTGGATGCCAAATGTCCTGGACAAAGTCAGGCGTCCGAGTCCCTCCCATCACCGGACCCGCCGAGTTGTTCGAAAGGTTGTTTGTGACTGAATCGAAAGATCGACGGGCTCGGTCGATCGAGGCAAACTCGTTACAGTCATCAATTCTTGATTCAATCATGGATGAAGCGGGATCGCTATCCCAACGAGTCAATCAAGAAGACAAAGCGAAACTCGACGAGTACTTTACTGCGATTCGAGATGTCGAGAAGCGATTAGAAGTGCGAAAGCGTTGGGCGGACCAACCTAAGCCGGAACCTCCTTTCGAAAAGCCATCGGACCGAAACACGGTCGACGATCTGCCCATGATGTATGAGCTGATTGCGTTGGCACTTCAAACGGACTCAACCCGAATCGCGACGCTGGAAATCGGAGGCAGCTTCCTTCCGCAAAACTTGGGAATCGACAAGTCTTATCACAGTCTTTCGCATCACGGCAACGATGAACAAGCGATTGAAAATCTCGTGACCTTAGAAACCTACCAAATTAAGCAATTCGGTAAGTTCCTGTCGCGACTCGCTGAAATGCAGGATGGCGAACAAACGCTTCTCGACTCCACAGCAGTGTTGTTCGGAAGCGGCATGGGCGACGGAAATTCACATAAGAACACGGACCTTCCCATTGTGTTGGCCGGTGGTGGGTATGGCGCTGGTGAGTTCAAGCAGGTCGGCACCAAAGGCAAGAACAGCGTCCCACTGTGCAACTTGTTTGTCGATATTGCTCAGCGAATGGGAGTCGAAACGGACTCGTTCGGTTCCAGTACCGGCACTTTCTCATAA